Proteins from a genomic interval of Chryseobacterium indologenes:
- a CDS encoding TonB-dependent receptor, translated as MKTKLEKLLILVFTCFIILVSAQKQLIIGTVLDDSQPLPGATIKIKGLSRNITTDVDGKFAINDIQEGQYILHISYIGYESKDVTIDLKSEQTTDLGNIKLSQLRKNIDEVLITGTLKNTEARALNIQKNAINISNVIASDGIGKLPDRNAAETVQRVQGVSIERDQGEGRFVSLRGLPPFWASTTINGNRLPTAEEETTSRATAFDFFPTELISYVHVNKSFTPDMEADGIGGGVNFITKTPPMKTEFKATLGSGYNAKADKGVYNIGLMYGGRTKDKKFGYLFNFAHFIRNWSTDNFEARRSGDEGVFRMELRDYNGVRKTTGINTAFEYVLSPKNTLYVKGMYGTLSDDETHYKHRVRFDKFSSANNTARVELQNIHNLLITQLTSVSLGGVHNLDKGKIDWDLSYYDNQFKYGNIPDKQNNSYYVIKYTQSGVGINSGYISDHGNGPRAYWKADGGKLDYKNPDALFGFYSDPNFKMDASQMKFTDLEFYKVFVEEKDKIVATFNHEINISDQLTVKYGLKYRDKERNARFSDIFYNWSNGTAPLLSDYSQYITAQPNGTKYLSEMNASIGNSFGPVLSTGGMNQFWYDNHGNLKINTADSEALEYNKALGRNFDVFEKHADAYGMGTYKLNDKFTILGGIRFSNTNTKVKGYHVVDDVLTPVEHTKNYLAVLPMLHLKYALNDKTNLRFAATRTFSRPNFGDLTPGGTYIEADNEFKGGNPDLNPTYSLNFDLMGEYYFSNVGILSGGIFYKSITDPIFQDSFIGSYNGINGVQFSAPNNGKAAWLGGIELGINKRFDFLPGFLQYFGAQVNATFMTSEMEKPSGRKVKLPYQASDLYNVQLFFEKKGFNARLAYNYKGKYAVEYAEEDINDTYYGKYSSLDFGGSYQITKHIGVYADINNILNKPLIYHFGKNEDRPEQVEYYGVRCNLGIKLNF; from the coding sequence ATGAAAACAAAATTAGAGAAATTACTTATCCTTGTTTTTACCTGTTTCATCATTTTAGTTTCAGCGCAAAAACAGTTAATTATAGGAACTGTCCTCGATGACAGTCAGCCACTCCCCGGCGCCACTATCAAAATAAAAGGCTTATCAAGAAATATCACTACGGATGTTGACGGTAAATTTGCCATCAACGACATTCAAGAAGGTCAATACATACTACATATCAGTTATATAGGTTATGAATCTAAAGATGTCACAATTGATCTGAAATCGGAGCAAACCACCGACCTGGGGAATATCAAACTTTCCCAACTGAGAAAAAATATTGATGAAGTATTGATCACCGGTACTTTAAAGAATACGGAAGCACGGGCATTAAATATTCAGAAAAACGCCATCAATATCAGCAACGTCATTGCCTCTGACGGCATCGGGAAGCTTCCGGACAGGAATGCGGCAGAAACGGTTCAGCGTGTTCAGGGTGTTTCTATTGAAAGAGATCAGGGTGAAGGAAGGTTCGTTTCTCTACGGGGGTTGCCTCCTTTCTGGGCCTCTACAACGATTAACGGAAACAGGCTTCCCACCGCTGAAGAAGAAACGACCTCCAGAGCAACTGCATTTGACTTCTTCCCTACGGAATTGATTTCTTATGTACATGTCAACAAGTCTTTTACTCCTGATATGGAAGCAGATGGAATTGGTGGCGGAGTGAATTTCATTACAAAAACCCCTCCGATGAAAACAGAGTTTAAAGCGACTTTGGGAAGCGGGTATAATGCGAAAGCAGATAAAGGAGTCTATAATATCGGTTTGATGTACGGAGGAAGAACGAAAGATAAAAAATTCGGATACCTCTTTAATTTTGCCCACTTCATCAGAAACTGGTCTACCGATAATTTTGAAGCAAGACGAAGCGGTGATGAAGGGGTTTTCAGAATGGAACTTCGGGATTATAACGGGGTAAGAAAAACTACCGGAATCAATACAGCCTTTGAATATGTGCTTTCTCCGAAGAATACACTTTACGTGAAAGGAATGTACGGAACACTTTCGGATGACGAAACTCATTACAAACACAGAGTGAGGTTTGATAAATTCAGCAGTGCCAATAATACAGCGAGAGTAGAGCTTCAGAATATTCATAATTTACTGATCACGCAACTTACCTCAGTGTCCTTAGGCGGAGTTCATAATCTGGATAAGGGAAAAATCGACTGGGATCTCTCCTACTATGATAATCAATTTAAATACGGAAATATTCCTGATAAGCAAAACAACTCCTATTATGTTATCAAATACACTCAGTCAGGTGTAGGCATCAACTCTGGTTATATTTCGGATCACGGAAACGGCCCAAGAGCTTACTGGAAAGCAGATGGGGGAAAGCTGGATTATAAAAACCCGGATGCCTTATTTGGGTTCTACAGTGATCCGAATTTTAAAATGGATGCTTCTCAGATGAAATTTACCGATCTGGAATTCTATAAAGTTTTTGTAGAGGAAAAAGATAAGATTGTGGCAACTTTTAACCATGAAATCAATATTTCTGATCAACTGACCGTAAAATATGGTTTAAAATACAGAGATAAGGAACGTAACGCAAGATTCTCAGACATCTTTTACAACTGGAGCAACGGAACGGCTCCATTACTTTCAGATTATTCCCAGTACATCACAGCCCAACCGAACGGGACCAAGTATCTAAGTGAAATGAATGCGTCTATCGGAAATTCTTTCGGACCGGTCCTTTCCACCGGAGGAATGAACCAGTTCTGGTATGATAATCACGGAAATTTAAAGATCAACACTGCAGATTCTGAAGCATTGGAGTACAATAAAGCACTGGGAAGGAACTTTGATGTTTTTGAAAAACATGCTGATGCTTATGGAATGGGAACCTATAAATTGAATGACAAATTCACCATTTTAGGAGGAATCAGATTTTCCAATACCAATACGAAGGTAAAAGGGTATCATGTTGTTGATGACGTTCTTACTCCTGTTGAGCATACTAAAAATTACCTGGCTGTTCTTCCCATGCTTCATCTAAAATACGCATTGAACGATAAAACCAACCTGCGTTTTGCCGCCACAAGAACATTTTCAAGGCCGAATTTCGGAGATCTGACACCCGGAGGAACTTATATTGAAGCTGATAACGAATTTAAAGGAGGAAATCCGGATCTTAACCCTACGTATTCCTTGAATTTTGATCTGATGGGAGAATATTATTTTTCCAACGTGGGGATTCTGAGCGGAGGAATTTTCTACAAATCGATTACCGACCCGATCTTCCAGGATTCTTTTATCGGAAGCTATAATGGAATAAACGGAGTTCAGTTTTCAGCTCCTAACAACGGAAAAGCAGCCTGGCTGGGAGGTATTGAACTTGGCATCAATAAAAGATTTGATTTTCTTCCGGGATTCCTGCAATATTTCGGAGCACAGGTAAATGCGACTTTCATGACTTCAGAAATGGAAAAACCAAGCGGAAGGAAAGTAAAGCTTCCGTATCAGGCTAGTGATCTGTACAATGTGCAGCTTTTCTTTGAGAAGAAAGGATTCAACGCAAGGCTGGCCTACAATTATAAAGGAAAATATGCCGTAGAATACGCTGAAGAGGACATCAATGATACCTATTACGGAAAGTACAGCAGCCTTGATTTTGGAGGTTCTTACCAAATTACAAAACATATCGGTGTATATGCCGATATCAACAACATCCTGAACAAACCGCTTATTTATCATTTCGGTAAAAATGAAGATCGCCCCGAACAGGTAGAATACTACGGAGTGCGTTGCAATCTTGGAATAAAACTGAATTTCTAA
- a CDS encoding TIGR03364 family FAD-dependent oxidoreductase: protein MTTKFDLLVVGGGILGTFHAYHALKKNLKVALLEKNSLPQGATVRNFGQVVPSGMDLTWQNFGRESLSIYQELHSQADLTIRQNGSVYIASNDEELQLIEELYEINRNNDYESVLLSKSDCIKKYDGLRSDYCKGGLFFPQELSVDSADMIVKLHRLLQEKIGLQIFYNTTVVETNEDDQKCIAVTAEGSEFTASKILICGGHEFKTLYPKVFNESDLEVSKLQMLQTKPQGIYSLQGNILTGLSIRRYESFSECPSFQQIKALEDQNSFEKKYGIHILFKQALDGSVIVGDSHEYADARNADDLGYDLNMEIDEFMIHEARKIIDLPTYEIQRRWFGVYSQCKTKDIFEHRPSPNIHIVTGIGGKGMTGSGGFSKFNIEKIYA, encoded by the coding sequence ATGACAACAAAATTTGATTTACTCGTAGTTGGCGGTGGAATTTTAGGAACATTCCATGCGTATCATGCTTTGAAGAAAAATCTTAAAGTTGCCTTACTGGAAAAGAACTCTCTACCACAGGGAGCAACGGTAAGAAACTTCGGACAGGTTGTTCCTTCGGGAATGGATCTTACATGGCAAAATTTCGGGAGAGAAAGTCTCTCAATATATCAAGAACTCCATTCTCAGGCAGATCTTACCATCAGACAAAACGGTTCCGTATATATCGCTTCAAACGACGAAGAGCTTCAGCTTATTGAAGAACTGTACGAAATCAACAGAAATAATGATTACGAATCTGTTCTCCTGTCTAAAAGCGACTGTATTAAAAAATATGACGGTCTCCGCTCAGACTATTGTAAAGGCGGATTGTTCTTTCCGCAGGAGCTTTCAGTAGATTCTGCAGATATGATTGTAAAACTACACCGGCTTTTACAGGAAAAGATCGGGCTTCAGATTTTCTATAATACCACGGTAGTGGAAACAAATGAGGATGATCAGAAATGCATTGCGGTGACGGCAGAAGGGAGTGAGTTTACAGCTTCCAAAATATTGATTTGCGGCGGGCATGAGTTTAAAACATTATACCCCAAAGTATTCAATGAAAGTGACCTGGAAGTAAGCAAGCTGCAAATGCTTCAAACAAAACCACAAGGAATTTATTCGCTTCAGGGTAATATTCTTACGGGGCTTTCTATCAGAAGATATGAGTCTTTCAGTGAGTGCCCTTCATTCCAACAAATCAAAGCATTGGAAGACCAGAATTCTTTCGAAAAGAAATATGGAATTCATATTTTATTTAAACAGGCGCTTGACGGATCTGTTATTGTAGGAGATTCTCACGAATATGCCGATGCCAGGAATGCTGATGATCTCGGCTATGATCTGAATATGGAAATTGATGAATTCATGATTCATGAAGCGAGAAAAATCATTGATCTTCCTACCTATGAAATCCAGAGAAGATGGTTCGGGGTCTATTCGCAATGCAAGACAAAAGATATTTTTGAGCACCGCCCGTCTCCGAATATTCATATTGTCACCGGAATCGGAGGAAAGGGAATGACGGGAAGCGGAGGCTTTTCAAAGTTTAACATAGAAAAAATTTATGCATAA
- a CDS encoding HAD-IA family hydrolase translates to MKNIELLVLDMAGTTIDEDNVVYKTLTDAVNEYGYSVTLEKVLIHCAGMEKLEAITSLLKDIRGNEADAQPIFENFSENLRFAYRNLEVKPINGTEKFLLSMKTQNKKVVLNTGYTHEIAQQLLDKLHWKENVHFDALITADDVSESRPSPAMINLAMKKFNITEPAKVLKAGDSVIDIEEGKNAGCGLTIAVLSGAQNRTELEKAKPDYILNTISEAENLL, encoded by the coding sequence ATGAAAAATATAGAATTACTGGTTCTGGATATGGCCGGAACAACGATTGACGAAGATAATGTAGTCTATAAAACCTTAACGGATGCCGTGAATGAATACGGCTATTCTGTAACGCTTGAAAAAGTACTTATCCATTGTGCAGGAATGGAAAAACTGGAAGCGATCACCAGCTTGTTAAAGGACATCCGCGGAAATGAGGCGGATGCTCAACCCATTTTTGAAAACTTTTCTGAAAATTTGAGGTTTGCCTACCGAAATCTCGAAGTAAAACCGATCAACGGAACGGAAAAATTCCTTCTTAGTATGAAAACACAAAATAAAAAAGTGGTGTTGAATACAGGTTATACTCATGAAATCGCACAACAACTTTTAGATAAATTACACTGGAAAGAAAACGTTCATTTTGATGCCCTGATCACCGCAGATGATGTTTCGGAAAGCAGGCCCAGCCCGGCAATGATCAACCTGGCGATGAAAAAATTCAATATCACAGAACCTGCAAAAGTCCTGAAAGCAGGGGATTCTGTGATTGACATCGAAGAGGGTAAGAATGCAGGCTGTGGTCTTACTATAGCAGTTCTTTCCGGAGCACAAAACAGAACGGAGCTCGAAAAAGCAAAGCCTGACTATATCCTGAATACTATTTCTGAAGCCGAAAACCTTCTTTAG